Below is a genomic region from Actinomycetes bacterium.
GGCCGACGCGCACGGCGAGCTGCGACCGGTCGAGGAGCGCGACGTCGCGACCGCCGTCCTGTCCGCGCTCGTCGCCGACCGCGACGACGTCTGGGCGGTGCGGGTCCATGCCGCGCGACCGACCGCGGACGCCCTGCGGGTCGTGCGCGCGCTGCGATCTGCGAGGGTCGACCAGTGAACGACCAGCCCGACCAGAGCCAACCGCGGGCCGGCGACGTCGAGGCGGTGCGTGCCGCGAACACCGCGCTCTACGACGCCTTCGAGACCGGCGACATAGACCTGATGACCGCGGTCTGGCTCGAGGACTCGGCCGCCGAGGTCGTCACCTGCGTGCACCCCGGGTGGGCGCCGCTGCACGGCACCGGCCCGGTGCTGCGCTCATGGTCGATGATCATGGCCAACACGTCGTACATCCAGTTCGTGCTGACCGACGTGACGGTCTCGGTCACCGGCGACACGGCGGTCGTGACCTGCGGCGAGAACATGCTCACCGGCATGCCCTCGACGCCGGCCGACCCGTCGCCGGGACTGGCCGGCGGGAGAGCGGTCGCGACCAACGTGTTCCGCCGCACCGCCGCAGGCTGGCGGCTGTGGGTGCATCACGCCTCCCCGGTGCTCGCGGCGCAGGAGGTGGACGGGTGACCGAGGGCAGTGACCGCATCGTCCTGCGCGGTCTGCGGGGACACGGCTTCCACGGCGTGTACGACGCCGAGCGCTCGACCGGGCAGCTCTTCGTCGTCGACGTCGAGCTGGCGCTGGACCTTCGGCCCGCCGCAGGGAGCGACGACG
It encodes:
- a CDS encoding nuclear transport factor 2 family protein, with translation MNDQPDQSQPRAGDVEAVRAANTALYDAFETGDIDLMTAVWLEDSAAEVVTCVHPGWAPLHGTGPVLRSWSMIMANTSYIQFVLTDVTVSVTGDTAVVTCGENMLTGMPSTPADPSPGLAGGRAVATNVFRRTAAGWRLWVHHASPVLAAQEVDG